The Temnothorax longispinosus isolate EJ_2023e chromosome 7, Tlon_JGU_v1, whole genome shotgun sequence genome contains a region encoding:
- the LOC139816572 gene encoding E3 ubiquitin-protein ligase MIB2-like, giving the protein MDVTRENLRFLSDGTDSEVEELLRDAEIGEDDVDAVREFLKKYPGRVDACAPGRGCFKTCLQVAAFQGQRELCTLLLDAGASLRAVDAYGDTPLHYAAFGNQPEIMDLLLSRGAAINAVDNDRRSALHMAVNKQHVQCVRVLLRYHCDVNLQDSNGDTALHDAIRKDALMDVINALCACERIDFTLRNKRGFNILQHAALKGNAHATERLVARARQLVDVKKEDGFAALHIAALNGHREVAAILLSQNGGRAKVDLRNNRRKTPLHLATSNGHWSLVELLVHHNADIGSTDENGDTVLHIAIAKSPNQQTAVPTPESSRDSPLIYAIWQNLARQGAKTELALACFLVSVDKSCKLLEVRNNKDKTPLDLLKDNPQAALLADLLRSFKYQSHSTQLEIENPPTGYVEPPTYRIDNISQSEGLRGAKNIAGSGDAAECRDCSEIIADAKQENRIDPSSIVTLVGCARCGHTVVKTQAIQDGQLATGEVSIANPEDVPSKGKRKEEIGDREKEKDKGFKRLRYLETRVADLEEANMCRICMERRRNVAFLCGHGACEHCAAPLKTCHMCRKTITKKINLY; this is encoded by the exons A TGGACGTTACCAGAGAGAACCTTAGGTTTCTCTCTGACGGTACTGATAGCGAGGTGGAAGAGCTGTTGAGGGACGCGGAAATAGGCGAGGACGATGTGGACGCGGTACGAGAATTCCTCAAGAAGTATCCTGGCAGGGTGGACGCGTGTGCTCCCGGCCGTGGCTGTTTTAAAACGTGCCTGCAGGTGGCCGCGTTTCAAGGTCAGCGTGAGCTCTGCACCCTCCTTCTGGACGCTGGTGCCTCTTTGCGTGCGGTCGACGCGTACGGAGATACGCCGTTGCATTACGCGGCCTTCGG CAATCAGCCGGAGATAATGGATCTACTGTTATCGCGAGGCGCGGCTATCAATGCTGTCGACAACGACAGACGTAGCGCTCTGCACATGGCGGTTAATAAGCAGCACGTGCAATGCGTGAGGGTGCTGCTACGATATCACTGCGACGTTAATCTCCAGGACTCGAACGGCGATACAGCATTACACGACGCGATCAGGAAGGACGCGTTGATGGACGTGATCAATGCATTATGCGCCTGCGAGAGGATTGACTTCACGCTGCGGAATAAACGGGGCTTCAACATTCTTCAGCATGCCGCTCTCAAAGGCAACGCTCA CGCAACGGAGAGGCTGGTTGCACGCGCGCGTCAATTGGTGGACGTGAAAAAGGAGGACGGATTCGCAGCGTTGCATATAGCGGCGTTGAACGGACACAGGGAAGTCGCGGCCATCCTTCTCTCGCAGAACGGCGGCCGCGCTAAGGTTGATCTGCGCAATAATCGACGGAAAACGCCGTTGCACTTAGCGACTTCGAATGGACACTGGTCGCTCGTCGAGCTGCTGGTGCACCACAACGCGGACATCGGCAGCACGGACGAGAACGGTGACACCGTGCTGCACATTGCGATAGCCAAGAGCCCGAATCAACAGACTGCCGTGCCTACACCCGAAAGTAGTCGGGATTCACCGCTTATATATGCT ATCTGGCAGAACTTGGCGAGGCAAGGCGCAAAGACTGAATTAGCATTAGCTTGTTTCCTGGTAAGCGTGGACAAAAGTTGCAAACTTCTCGAGGTCAGAAACAACAAGGACAAGACGCCGCTCGACCTTCTGAAGGACAATCCCCAGGCCGCCCTACTCGCCGATCTCTTACGATCTTTCAAATACCAAAGTCACAGCACGCAATTAGA GATAGAGAATCCACCGACCGGTTACGTAGAGCCACCTACGTATCGGATAGATAATATATCGCAGTCGGAAGGATTGCGTGGCGCGAAGAATATAGCCGGTTCCGGCGACGCTGCGGAGTGTCGGGATTGCTCGGAGATCATAGCGGACGCAAAGCAGGAGAACCGAATTGATCCCAGCAGTATCGTTACGCTCGTTGGTTGTGCACGTTGCGGCCATACCGTCGTCAAAACGCAAGCAATTCAAG ACGGTCAGCTGGCGACGGGTGAGGTCTCCATAGCCAATCCGGAGGACGTACCGTCGAAGGGCAAACGGAAGGAGGAGATCGGCGAcagggagaaggagaaggacAAAGGCTTCAAGCGACTACGTTATTTGGAAACCAGAGTCGCAGATCTCGAGGAAGCGAACATGTGCAGAATCTGCATGGAACGTCGTCGTAACGTCGCCTTCCTGTGCGGACACGGCGCGTGCGAACACTGCGCTGCACCGCTGAAGACCTGTCACATGTGCCGCAAGACGATCACCAAGAAgatcaatttatattag